The Euphorbia lathyris chromosome 2, ddEupLath1.1, whole genome shotgun sequence genome includes a window with the following:
- the LOC136219116 gene encoding uncharacterized protein: protein MKKGIHPQMQWISYVSQSGRLMHIMMTKMSHVGKVYHFRARRQMAESLGQVAKFKRRYGQEDEEETAK from the coding sequence ATGAAGAAAGGAATTCACCCTCAGATGCAGTGGATATCTTATGTGTCTCAAAGTGGCAGATTGATGCACATTATGATGACAAAAATGAGTCATGTTGGTAAAGTCTACCACTTCAGAGCAAGACGGCAAATGGCTGAAAGTTTAGGTCAGGTTGCCAAGTTCAAGCGTCGATATGggcaagaagatgaagaagaaactgcaAAATGA